In Microbacterium sp. zg-Y818, the genomic window GAGCTGAAGCACGACGAGCGCGTCAAGCTCGGCGGCGTCGAGATCAAGATCGGCTCGCTCGAGGTGGCATCCGCAGCTCTCCCCGAGACCCCCATCGCCGCCGACAGCGGCATGGACAAGCGCATGGACTGGCGCTTCCTCGACCTGCGCCAGCGCCGCAACAACCTCATCTTCCGCGTGCAGACGACCCTCGAGCACGCGATGCGCTCGTACTGGATCGAGCGGGACTACATCGAGGTGCACTCCCCCAAGCTCATGGCGTCGGCGTCGGAGTCCAACGCCGAGCTGTTCGAGGTGCCGTACTTCGAGGACAAGACCGCGTACCTCGCGCAGTCGCCGCAGTTCTTCAAGCAGATGGCCCAGGTCGCCGGCTTCGGCAAGATCTTCGAGATCGCCCCCGCCTTCCGCGCCGACCCGTCCTTCACCAGCCGCCACGCGACCGAGTTCACTTCGATCGACGCCGAGATCAGCTGGATCGACTCGCACGAGGACGTCGCCGCGATGCAGGAGGAGCTGCTGCAGACGGCGATCCAGGCGGTCAAGGACAAGCACGGCGCCGAGATCGAGGAGCTGTTCGGCATCGAGGTGCAGGTGCCTGCGATCCCGTTCCCCCGCATTCCGCTGGCCGAGGCCCGCGAGATCGTGAAGAGCCGCGGCTACGAGATCCCCCGCACAGACGGCGACCTCGACCCCGAGGGCGAGCGCCAGATCTCGGCGTACGTCGAGGAGACCTACGGTCACCAGTTCGTCTTCATCACCGACTACCACCCCGAGATCCGCGCTTTCTACCACATGCGCGACGAGCAGACAGGGCTGACGAAGTCCTACGACCTGCTGTTCAAGGGCGTGGAGATCACCACCGGCGCACAGCGCGAGCACCGCGTCGACGTGCTGATCGAGCAGGCCCGCGAGAAGGGCCTGGAGCCCGAGCACCTCGAGTTCTACTTCGACTTCTTCCGCTACGGTGCCCCGCCGCACGGTGGCTTCGGCATGGGCCTGGCCCGCGTGCTGATGCTGCTGCTCGGGCAGGACTCGATCCGCGAGGTCACCTACCTCTTCCGCGGACCCACGCGCCTGGCTCCCTGAGCCCGCTCACTCACACCGAGGGACCACGGCGGGTCGCCGCACAGGCCGCGCACCGGCCGACGAGCGTGCTCTGATCGAGCGCCAGGCTGAAGCCGACCATGGTGCGCAGCATGCGGGCGGCAGTGCGCATGGCCTCGGGCGGCAGCACGACCACGGCGCCGCATTCGGCGCACTGGCCGTGAAGGTGCCGGCGCCCGGCAGCGGTCGTGGCGAGGTGATACCGCGCGGCGCCGCTCGCCGCGTGCTGGCGTGAGACGACACCGGATGCCGCCAGCAGGTCGAGCGTGCGGTACACCGTGGCGCGGTGCACGTCCCCCTCACCGAGAAGGTTCGCGACCTCATCGGCGGTCAGGTGGTCGGCGCGCGCGGCCAGCACGGTCAGCACCGCGCGCCGGGGTGCGGTGACCCGCTCCCCGCGCATGCGCAGCGCGCTGATGGCGGCCAGAACGTCGTCGCCACGGGCGGCCGCGTGCAACTCACCGTGCTCGAGACCCACGCCCGCCTCTGCCATGCCCACATGGTGTCACCGCCCCACGGGATCCTCTACCCCCAAGAGAACACGGAGGGCGGTGACACCGGTCAGGTGCGCTTCAACCCCGACATGTAGTGCGCAACGATCAGTGCCACCCAGGTGGTCAGGATGTACGGCCAGGTGTAGGTGTCCAGCCCCGCGCGGTGCATGAGGAGGGTCACCACAGCCGTCACCACGATCCACGGCAGCGAGTACAGCCACGACGCGGTGGAGCTCTTCAGGAACGTCACCGCAAGGGCGATGGCGGTCAGCACTCCCGAGTAGTTGGCCAGGCCGTTTGCGATCTCGCTCCACGACTCGCCCATGGCGATGGCGGTGAGCGTGCCGACGACCGATCCCATGATCGCTGCCAGCCCCACCTTCCAGCTCGCGATGAACAGTCCGACGAGAATCAGCGCGCCGCTGATGGGGTTGTCCACCAGCACGACCTGCGACACGTTCGTCAACAGGGACAGGAAGAATGCCGGCACGGGCTCGTCGGGCAGGTCGGATGCCGGCGAATCGACCGCGAGGCTCAGCGTCGACAGAGCGATGATCGTGGCGACGATGACGAACGGCGCCGTCGTGTACGGCAGGTTGTAGACCTTCAGCGGCGTCTTGGTGAAAAGCGCGTTGACCAGCCATGTGACCGGCCCGGTCACGAGAGCGCCGACGAAGGCGAGCACGTACGACCACCACGCGTCGCCACCCAGCGCGGCGAAGACGGCGGCACCCACAAGGGTGCCGCAGAAGGACTGCATACCCGACGCGACGCTGCTGGGGGGGAAGCCCACGGCGCGCCCACCGAGCATCCCCCCGACGGCACCGATCGCTGCGAGCACCCCCATGCGCCAGTCCGCGATGACGAAGGCGGCGAGCACGAGGATGCCGGTGATGACGTTCTGCTGGAAGTAGATCTGTGACGGGCCGTGGAGAAACCCGAGGCCCCACTGGCTCGCGGAACCGCGCTTCTCGGTCTGCGTATCGGTCATGACGATCCTCCCTGCCGATTTATCATTTCCTGACGAGCGGCGCCGGCCGCCCGGTGAGCAGTTCGTGCACCGCAGCCGCTGCGCCCGTCTGCGCGGCGAGCGACGTGACGGTGTCATCGCCTGCGTAGCGCAGCCACGCGCCGGCATCCGCCGGCAAGACGCTGACCCCGAAGCGGACACTGTCGTCGGAGGATGCCGCGACCACCTTCGCCACGGCATCGTGCAGTGCCGCCGCCACCCGCGCGGCGGGCTGGAGCGGGGTCACGACGTACAGCGACGACACGATGTCGCGGCCGCCGAGCACCGCGTCGCCGCCGACGCGACCGTCGCGCGGCACCAGCCGCACGCGGTCGATGGCGACGGGCTCGCCGCCGTGGTCGTCGGGACGGCGAACCTCGAGGTCGCTCGCGTATGCATCGAAGGCGTAGCGCTCACCTCGCGTCAGGCGGCCGGCGTACACCGTCTCGCCGACCAGCAGGGTGGCATCCGGATGAACGCGCGCCGTCAGGTGCTGGTAGAAGCGCGAGTTCGCGTAGGGGATGAGCGGGTCGGGGAGGTACTCGACATACGCACCCTCGGCGACGTCGATGTTGATGATCGACGTGGCGTAGCCCGAGACCATGCGGTACACCTTCGTGTGCGCCTGGGTCGTGATGAAGGCTGAGGTTCCCTCGCCGAAAGTGAGGTCCATGCGCTGCCGGTCGTTGTGCAGCACGCCGCCGCCGGTCGTGATGAGGTACGTGTACGGCATGTCGGGCCGCAAGGTGTTGTAATACAGCGGCTTCATGATCTGCAGCGGAGCCTTCTGGTAGTGATGCACCAGCTCCGTGCGCTGGGAGTCGCCCTGTCCGCGCAGCTCGAATCCGAGTTCGAGGATGCCGACTTTGCCGGGGCTCCCCACGGGCAGCGTGTAGCTCTCGGTGCCGTAGCGGGCCACCTCGATCGGCACGTGCGCCGGCTCGAAGTGGGCGGGCTGCAGCCGCGGCCCGCCGTACAGCGGCGCCGCCTCCGGCGTCGGCGACGACGACTCGGCATCCACCTCGCCCACCTCGAGATCGGTCACGAGACCAGTTCGCCCGTCTTCGCGTGCCACACCGACATGATGGTGTCGAAGAGCTCCTGCACCCCGGTGCCGTCGAGCGAGTTGGTGAGCACCACCGGCTTGCCGTTTCGCACCGCGTGGGCGTCGCGTTCCATGACCGACAGATCGGTGCGCACATACTGCGCGATGTCGATCTTGTTGATCACCAGGATGTCGCTCTCGGTGATGCCGGGACCGCGCTTGCGCGGCATCTTCTCCCCCTCCGAGGTGTCCAGCACGAACACGAACACGTCCGCCAGCGACGGCGAGAAGGTCAGCGTCAGATTGTCGCCCCCGGACTCGTAGATCAGGGTGTCGATGTCGGGGAAGCGCTCGAGCATCTCCTCACCCGCGGCGAGGTTCATCGTGGGGTCGTCGCGCACCGCGGTGTGAGGGCACGCGCCCGTCTCGACGCCCACGACGCGCTCAGGGTCGAGGATGCCGGCGAGTTCCCGCCGCACGTGGTGGGCGTCCTCCTGGGTGTAGATGTCGTTGGTGATGACGCCCGGGGTGCGGCCGGCGGCGATGAAGATGGGCACCAGCGCCTCGGTGAGCGCCGTCTTCCCCGACCCGACGGGGCCGCCGATTCCGACGCGCAGAACGTTGTCGCTCATGGGGTTCCTCTTTCTTTGCATTCGTGGGATCTCAGTTGGTGAACAGTCGCGCTTCGGCACGCTCGTGGCCGGCCGACATGATGTCGCCCATCGGCACGAAGCCGCCGATGTCGGCGACCGGGCGCACCAGCGCGTCTTCGGTCACCGCCTCGATGACCGGGTGCACCCGCCGGATCATCACCTGCGCCGACCGGTGGTCGGCCAGGCGCAGGCGCAGAGCGGCGAACGCGTAGCTCGCCGCGAAGGCGAAGAGGTCCGCCGCCACCGCCGCGGCGATGGGCACCCGTTCCGCCGCGTAGCAGACCGCCGTCACGACGGGCTGGCAGCCCGGCGTGCGGCGCTGCTTCACCCGGGCGGCCCAGGCCGCGATGTCGTCGGCACCAGGCGTCCCCTCGAAGATCTCCGCGGTGATGTCGGCCAGCTGCCTTCCGCTGCGCACGCTGGACGTGCGCAGCTCCGCGTTCAGCTTCGACGCGTACAGCACCCGGTCGACCTCGGCCACGGCATCCCACTCGCCGCGGGACGCACATCCGTGCGCCCGAGCGAGCGCCGTGGCGTCCCCCGGCCCCACAGAGGAGATCAACAGGTCCTCGAGCAGGTCGCCCACCGTGCCGGCATCCACGAGCCCGGCCTGGTGGAATCCCTCCAGGCCGTGCGACATCGTGTAGAAGCCACTGGGGAATGCGGAGTCGGTCAGTTGCAGGCCGACCAGCAGCGGTGCCACCGCCGACCCCGCACTCGTGGTCGTGATCGTCATATCGGGGCGATCATGCGAGGAAGAACAGCTGGGTCAGCGGCAGCGCCTGGGCCGGTTCGATCTCTGCCGGGACCCCATCCAGCGACACCCGGTAGGTCTCCGGATCGACCGTGACCTCCGGGGTCTCGCTGTTGCGCACCATGCTGCTCTTGCCGATCGATCGGGTGTTGCGCACCGGGAGGATCTGGCTCTTCAGCCCGAGCATCTCCGGCACCCCCTTCTCGATCGACACCTTCGACACGAACGTCGCCCGCGTCGCGTGCAGCGGCTGCGGCAGGGCACCGAACGCCGGCCGGAAGTACACCGGCTGGGGCGTGGGCAGCGAGGCGTTGGGGTCGCCCATCAGACCCCAGTTGATCAGGCCGCCCTTGATGACCACCTTCGGCTTCGCCGCGAACGTGTCCACCGGCCACAGCACGATGTCGGCCATCTTGCCCGGCTCGAGCGAGCCGACGTAGTCCGAGATGCCGTGGGTGATCGCGGGGTTGATCGTCACCTTCGCGAGGTACCGCAGCACCCGGAAGTTGTCGTTGTCCTCGGCATCCTCCGGCAGCTTGCCGCGCTTGTCCTTGCAGTGGTGCGCCGTCTGGAACGCCCTCGTCACCGACTCGCCGATACGGCCCATGGCCTGCGAGTCCGACGAGAACATGGAGATGACGCCCATGTCCTGCAGCACGGTCTCTGCCGAGATCGTCTCGGCGCGCACCCGGGAGTCGGCGAACGCGACGTCCTCCGGGGCGTCGTACGAGAGGTGGTGGCACACCATCACCATGTCCAGCAGCTCGTCGACGGAGTTGACCGTGTAGGGCAGGGTGGGATTCGTCGAGGACGGCAGCACGTTGGACTGCCCCGCGATCTTCATGATGTCCGGGGCGTGTCCACCGCCGGCACCCTCGGTGTGGTACGTGTGGATCGTCCGGCCATTGATCGCCGAGATGGTGTTCTCCACGAATCCCGACTCGTTCAGGCTGTCGGTGTGGATGGCGACCTGGATGTCGTACTCGTCGGCGATCTGCAACGCCATGTCGATGGCGGCCGGAGTCGTTCCCCAGTCCTCGTGCACCTTCAGCCCACCCGCGCCGGCTTCCACCTGGTCGATGAGCGCCTGCGGCAGCGAGCTGTTGCCCTTGCCGTGGATGCCCACATTGATGGGGAGGTCGTCCCATGCCTGCAGCATGCGGTGGATGTTCCACGTGCCCGGTGTGCAGGTCGTGCCGTTGGTGCCGTCGGTCGGGCCGGTCCCACCGCCGAAGAGCGTGGTGATGCCGTTGGACAGCGCGTTGTACACCTGCTGCGGGGAGATGAAGTGCACGTGCGGGTCCATCGCTCCGGCGGTCGCGATGAGGTGCTCACCGGCGATCACCTCGGTGCCGGGGCCGACGACGAGGTGCGGATCGACGCCCTTCTGCGTCTGCGGGTTGCCGGACTTGCCGATGCCGGCGATCTTGCCGTCCCGCACGCCGATGTCTGCTTTGACGATGCCGAGGATGGCATCCATCACGATCACGTTCGTGATCACGAGGTCGAGCGATCCCTGCGAGGAGCTGGCTTGGGGGTCTGATCCCATGCCGTCGCGGGCGGACTTGCCGCCGCCGTACACGACCTCGTCGCCGTAGCTGTCAGCGGCGTAGTCCTTCTCGATCTCGATGACGAGGTTCGTGTCTGCCAGAGGCACGCGGTCGCCGACGGTCGGACCGAAGAGGTCGGTGTACTGCTTCTTGGAGATGATGGCCATGGCTACTTGCTCCCCTTCTTGCTTCCGGATGCCTTGTTGTCTGCTTTTGCGTTACCAGACGACTTTTTCGCCGTCGCCGGGCTCGCATTCCCGCCGCTGTCGGCCTCGCCGTTCTGGTACCCGCGCTCGGCGAGCATCCTCATAGCGTCGGCCTTGGTCTGCGCCGCATCGAGGCCGCCGTTGACGAACCCGTTGAACCCCACGACGCGGCGGGCACCGGCGAAGGCGACCAGGGTGACCTGCTTGGTCTCTCCTGGTTCGAAACGCACCCCGCTGCCGGCGGGGATGTCCAGGTGCATGCCCCATGCCTGCTCACGCGGAAAGAGCATGGCGGAGTTGACTTCGAAGAAGTGGAAGTGCGAGCCGATCTGCACCGGCCGGTCGCCGGTGTTCGTGACATTCATCGTCGCCGAGGGCCGGCCCTCGTTGATCTCGATGGTGTCGGCACCGTGGTGGTAGCTGGGGCGTCTGCTGAGCATGATGTTCCCTCCGGTTACGACTCAGTGGTCGTGGTCGTGGTGCGCGTCGGAGAGCGCCAACGCGTCGCTGTCGTGATGGTGCAGCACGTGGGCGTGCAGGCCCCCGTGCGTGTGGGAGTGCCGCGTTCCGTCGGCGTGGTCGTGCGGATGCGGGTGGGTGTGAGCCTCCTCCTCGAACGCGTGCGAGTGGGCGTACCCGTGGCCGTGGTCGGCGAGGAGCCCCGTGTCGATGCCGTCGTCGCCGGCATCGAGGGCGGCGAGCGCGTCGCGCACCCGGGTGCCGATCACCCGCACGATCGACGCGTCGCTCATCACCGGGCCGCCGAATTCGACGTCTGCGGCGGGCAGCGAGGCGGCGAATCCCGCAGGAACCGCCACGACGCGCGTCGCGCCGAGCCGGCGCAGCCGCGCCGCTGCCGCGGAGAGCTGTGCGCCGTCGTCGGCGATCGCCACCGCCACCTCGTCGAGCGCTCCGTGCGTGGCGACGAGATAGCCCACGCGGTGCAGCTCCGCTTCGTCGAACGGGTTGGAGTGCGGCGCGACGATGAGCAGAGCGGATGCCGGATCGACGAGACTCGCCCGATTGGCCGCGGTGCGCAGCCAGGCTGTGAGATGGTCGATCTGCCCGAAGGGGGCGGTCAGCGCGATCCGCCCAGCGTGCGTACGGTTCAGCCAGCGGAGCGTCTTGGCCGCGTCGGCGACCATGGCGGGGTCCCGCCCGAAGGTCATCGGGAGCACCACGACGGGGTCGCCGTGGTCGAGCGCGGCGCTGACGATGTTGTGCAGCGCCCGGCCCGCGACCGTGGTGCGCGCGCCGTCCACGAGCGGCTCGAACCGCTCGAGGTCGCGCGCGTCGTCGCTCTCGTGCCCGCCGACGAGGACGATCTGCACTCCGGTGGCGCCCGTCATCTCCTCAGCCGCCGATGGGGTCGTGGCAGGAGACCAGTTTCGTGCCGTCGGGGAATGTCGCTTCGACCTGCAGAAGCGTGACTCGTTCACGGACGCCGGGCATGCACTGGTCGACCGTGACGATTTTCTTTCCCAGCTCCATGCAGTCCGAGACGGTCTTGCCGTCACGGGCGGCTTCGAGAACCCCCTCCGTCACGAGGGCGATCGCCTCACTGACGTTGAGCTTCGTGCCGCGATCTCGGCGGCGTCGCGCGAGTTCCGCGACCTGGTAGACGTACAGCTTGTCGATCTCGCGTGGCGTGAGGTCCATTGCAGCTCCTGACATCCGATTGAGAGAGGACGCGCTCCGACGTGTGTGCGTGGGGCGTCGATAGGGCGTCAGCCTTACACGCCCGGGAAGACCTGAACAGGCCCCCTCCTGCACGATCCGCACCACCTGCGACCGTGTCGCAGGACCACTGGGCAGGCCCCGTCGGCGGGGCTATAGTCGAGGCCTCGAACGGGGGCGGCATGGTGAAATCAGGGAGTGTCGCGGGCGGCTGGCTGATCGTCGTCTGCTGCCTTTCGCAGTTCCTGCACACCGTCTACGGCAGCGTCGCCAATATCGCGCTGCCCGATATCTCGCGGGATCTGGGCGCCGGAATCGACTCGCTGCAGTGGGTCGTGAGCGCCTACGTGCTGACGCTCGCGAGCCTGCTGATCTTCGCCGGAAACCTGGCAGATCGCATCGGTCGACGACGCGTGCTCGTGATGGGCAACGTGGTGATGATCGTGGGCTCGGTCGTCTGCGCCCTGAGCACGTCGGTGGGCCTGCTCGTCGTCGGACGGGTCATCCAGGGCGCCGGCAGTGCGCTCATCGCACCCGCCGGCCTGTCGCTTCTGGCAGCGGCGTTTCCGCAGCGCGCGCAGCGCGCCGTCGCGGTGATGTGGTGGACCACCATCGGCACGGCGTCGCTGGCGGCGGGCCCGATCCTCGGCGGACTGCTCGTGAAGGATCTCGGCTGGACCTCGGTGTTCTGGGCCGGCGTGCCTCTGGGGGTGGTGGCGTCGGTACTCGCGCTCGTCCTCCTGCGCGAATCCCGCGCGCAGCACCCTGCGCGCCTGGACGGCGTCGGCCAGATCCTGCTGACCCTCTTCCTCGCCGCCCTCGCGTTCACCCTGATCGAGGGCGTGCACCTGGGATGGACCTCCGTGCCCGTGCTCGCGGCGATCGCCGTCGCCCTGCTGTCGCTGGTCGCGCTCGTGCCGTACGAGCGCCGTCGGCAGGATCCGCTGCTGCCCCTGCATCTGCTGACCGACCGGCCGTTCGTCACCGCGCTGACGATGGCGGTGGCCGGGTACCTGGCACTCGCAGCGCTGCTGTTCGTCAACACCTTCTATCTGCAGTCCGAGCGCGGGCTGAACGCCACGCAGGCGGGCCTCATGACGATCCCCCTGGCCGCCGGCGCCACCGCATCCGCCCTCCTGGCCGCCCGATTCGTCGCACACCAGCATTCGCGCGCCGCACTCATCATCAGCGGAACGCTCCTCGCCGTCGGCTCTGCTGGGCTGTGGCTGACCGAGAGCGCCCCGCTGTGGACGGTGTTCCTGCCGTACTTCGTGTTCGGGTTCGGGTTCGGCCTCATCGCCGATCCCGTCAGCGTAACCGCGCTCTCGGAGCTGCCCACCGAGGAGTCCGGACTGGCGTCGAGCTTCATCTCCACGTCCAAGCAGGCCGGTCAGCTGCTGGGCATCGCCGGCGCCGGATCGATCCTCGCCGTCGCAGGCACATCATCGGACGCGACCGCGTTCGACGACATGGGCGGGTGGGTGTGGGCGGTGCTGGTGGCGGCCGGCGTGCTCATCGCCGGGCTCGCCGTCAGCACGCCGCGCACGCACATTCCCGTGCCGCCCAAGCCCGCGGCCGTGCACTGAGCCGGGTCAGCGCGACGCGCGGCCGCGGCGGTGGCGGCGGTCGGGATCGGCGGGAACCTGCGTGCCCGGCCCGTCGGGAGGGTCCACTGTGCCCGGACGGATCGACTCGATCAGTGCGAGCACCGACTGGTTCAGGCGCGTCAGCTGGACGTGTGCGTCCGCCTCGGGACCCTCACCCTTTCCGGGGTCGAGCGCGAGATCGGCGAGAGGATGCAGTCTGCTGGGCAGCGCACCCCGCAGCACCTCCTGGACGGCCGCGAAGTTCTCGTCGGACATCTGCGCGAGCCGCGACCACTGCGCGGTGTCGGCGGCGCCGTCCGCCCGCGGTAGACGCACGAGAGTGCGCCCCAGCCGCCGCTCGTAGTCGAGCACCGACCACAGTGCCGTCAGCTGCGCTTCGATGCCGTCGGCGCGCAGCGAGCCGGGGTCACGGCGCAACGGAGCCGCCCGCGTCTCCAGCGCTCGCAGCAGGTCGCCCAGCTCGCGCTCACGCTCGGCGACCTGCTGTCGGGTCAGCGCCTCCTCCCCCAGCCGCGGGGCGAGCAGATCCGACAGCAGCGCCCGCGCCCGACCCACCGCCGACGTCATGCCCGCCACGACCTGCGACCCGGTACGGGTGGGCAGCAATAACGCCGAGATCACGATGGCGACCACGCCCCCGACGAGCGTCTCGAGCATGCGCGCCTGCACGGTCTCCACGCTCAGCGTTCCCATCACGTCGTACATGGTCGCCAGGCCCAGCGTGACCCAGAACACCATCGCCGCCGGCGAGATGGCGCGGGTGAACGCCACGAAGAAGACGCTCACGATCAGCAGCGGGTAGGCCCAGACCGGATCGTGCCCCGCGACGATCGCCAGCCCGAACGCGATAGCCGAGGCGGCGACGGTCGCGATGATCCGCTGGATGCTCTTGACCCGGGTCTCCCCGTCGGAGCCGCTGATCGTCTGGAAGGCCGGCATGGCCGCCCAGTACTGATGCGTCGACGAGACCAGCGACCCGAGGAGCAGCGCGAGCCCCGTCGCGACCGTCGCCTGGGCGGCCTGCCGGTCGGTCGGCCGCAGCCCACCCGTCCCATGCGGCGCCGCGGACGGGTGGGCTGGGACGCCCGGCTTCTGCGCGGCATCGGGGGTGGGGGCCCGGTCCGCCTCGACTTCTGCGAAGGACTCCAGCGCCTTGTCATCGGCCAGCTGCACGCGGCGCAGGCGCTCGGCGGCGTATCGCAGCTGCATGATCGCGAACAGCACCCGCCGCACCTCGCCGGTGAGCCCTGGGGGCAGCTCCGAGTCCTTGCGCGAACGCTCCGGCGGCGCGGCCGAGCCGCGGAAGGCCGAGATCTCGGCGCTCGTGGCGACGAGGTCGCCGGCGAGGCGCGCGCGCTCGTCGACCGTGATCGTGATGCTGGGGACGACCGGCAGCAGCGTCAGCAGATTCTCCGCCGCCAGCTGCACGTCGAAGATGCGCATGCGCAGCACGCGCATCCGCATCGGATTCATCTGATCCCCCGACATCCGCTCGAGCGGCCCGTTGATGTCATCGACCGTGTGCTCCAGCGCGGTGCGGGCTGAGCGCAGTTCACGCACCAGGCGTCTGTCGGCTCGACCGCTGGACACGAGGTCGACGAGCGTGTCGAGCAGGTCCTCGATGCGCTCGTACACTGCCGCGATGCCGCCGTGCACCTGCCGAGACGGCGGCGCGCCGGGGATCGCCTGCACCAGCCAGCTCGCCGCGAGGCCGATGATCGCCGCGAGCAGCGAGAAGAGGACGTCCTGCGACGACAGGTGCACGAGCAGGCTGAAGTAGAAGATCAGGAAGAACAGCTTTCCCATCGCTCCCACCCGCGGGCCGAAGCGCTGCAGCCAGACGGCGAGTCCCGCGGCGAGCGCCATCGACACCACGATGACGGGTTGGTCCGCCGACAGCAGTGCCCCGAGCACGACGGCGAGCGACACCGGGATGATCGAGACGAGGGCACGCACCGTGCGCGCGGCGGGCGCGGCCTGCGCCGCGGCCGCGGGCGTCGTGAAAAGCGCCACCATCGCGGCGAACACTGCACCGCTCTGGTCGCCCGGCCCGAGTACCTGCGACAACGGGATCACCACCGCCAGCGCGACGACCACCGCCGCCAGGGTGCGGAGCGCATCGACCAGACGCGCCCAGCCGGGGTCGATGAACAGGTGTCGACGGCGCAGCCAGCGAGTCAGCCGCGACGGCCGGCGACCAGGATCGCCCTCGACCGGCGCCGCCAGAACCGGGACCCGCGCGCCGACGTCCGGGGCGGCGAACAGCTCGGCCGGGGTCGCCTCGTCCAGAGGGATGCCGTCGGGCGTTGCCGCCGTGCCCCGGTACACGGGCTGGTAGTCGAGGTCCCTCGACACCAGCGCCAGCAGCCACTGCGACTGCAGCTCGAACGGCAGCCACTGCACGTACCGCCGGTAGGCGTCGGCCGTCCCGAGGTCGGCAGAGCGCTGCGCCGCCGCACCCGCATCCGCATCCGACGGAGCCGCGTCGGCACCGTCGTCATCCGTCGGCGCCGCGTCGGCAGCGGGGGCAACGAGCGCACCGATGCGCTGCTGCACCGTGAAGAACCGCACCACCCACGGGTCGAGCTTGGCGGCACGGCCGCCACGGTGCAGAACGGCCATGGCCGCGGCGAAGTCCTCTGCCGAGACCGGCTCGGGGTTCTGCGGCGCGACGCGTCCCAGCATGCGCAGCAGCGCGGCCCGCAGGTCGTAGAACTGCTCGGTCAAG contains:
- a CDS encoding MFS transporter: MVKSGSVAGGWLIVVCCLSQFLHTVYGSVANIALPDISRDLGAGIDSLQWVVSAYVLTLASLLIFAGNLADRIGRRRVLVMGNVVMIVGSVVCALSTSVGLLVVGRVIQGAGSALIAPAGLSLLAAAFPQRAQRAVAVMWWTTIGTASLAAGPILGGLLVKDLGWTSVFWAGVPLGVVASVLALVLLRESRAQHPARLDGVGQILLTLFLAALAFTLIEGVHLGWTSVPVLAAIAVALLSLVALVPYERRRQDPLLPLHLLTDRPFVTALTMAVAGYLALAALLFVNTFYLQSERGLNATQAGLMTIPLAAGATASALLAARFVAHQHSRAALIISGTLLAVGSAGLWLTESAPLWTVFLPYFVFGFGFGLIADPVSVTALSELPTEESGLASSFISTSKQAGQLLGIAGAGSILAVAGTSSDATAFDDMGGWVWAVLVAAGVLIAGLAVSTPRTHIPVPPKPAAVH
- a CDS encoding FUSC family protein; this translates as MEAFWIVLGIVVLAATLLDVFLSVLNYDEAGLFVHRIVRWEWLLIRAVTRRIRRRWRPVALRQVTGLLIVASILWWVTGIILGFSFIYYGAMQTGALQISTGVPKDYWGALYLSVGQFSTVGVDNISPGGPVLDLLTVSEAMVNVLLLSFIIAFLSNVYGVVQSLRALSSNFFHAGHGVVAPVDTLAPFFPDGQARGLDGQLGAIADSLGAYSDGLSQNPVAYYFQSGRDQFSLPFALYMTSGVIGALRWGLPTGSDPAKEPGLARLTEQFYDLRAALLRMLGRVAPQNPEPVSAEDFAAAMAVLHRGGRAAKLDPWVVRFFTVQQRIGALVAPAADAAPTDDDGADAAPSDADAGAAAQRSADLGTADAYRRYVQWLPFELQSQWLLALVSRDLDYQPVYRGTAATPDGIPLDEATPAELFAAPDVGARVPVLAAPVEGDPGRRPSRLTRWLRRRHLFIDPGWARLVDALRTLAAVVVALAVVIPLSQVLGPGDQSGAVFAAMVALFTTPAAAAQAAPAARTVRALVSIIPVSLAVVLGALLSADQPVIVVSMALAAGLAVWLQRFGPRVGAMGKLFFLIFYFSLLVHLSSQDVLFSLLAAIIGLAASWLVQAIPGAPPSRQVHGGIAAVYERIEDLLDTLVDLVSSGRADRRLVRELRSARTALEHTVDDINGPLERMSGDQMNPMRMRVLRMRIFDVQLAAENLLTLLPVVPSITITVDERARLAGDLVATSAEISAFRGSAAPPERSRKDSELPPGLTGEVRRVLFAIMQLRYAAERLRRVQLADDKALESFAEVEADRAPTPDAAQKPGVPAHPSAAPHGTGGLRPTDRQAAQATVATGLALLLGSLVSSTHQYWAAMPAFQTISGSDGETRVKSIQRIIATVAASAIAFGLAIVAGHDPVWAYPLLIVSVFFVAFTRAISPAAMVFWVTLGLATMYDVMGTLSVETVQARMLETLVGGVVAIVISALLLPTRTGSQVVAGMTSAVGRARALLSDLLAPRLGEEALTRQQVAERERELGDLLRALETRAAPLRRDPGSLRADGIEAQLTALWSVLDYERRLGRTLVRLPRADGAADTAQWSRLAQMSDENFAAVQEVLRGALPSRLHPLADLALDPGKGEGPEADAHVQLTRLNQSVLALIESIRPGTVDPPDGPGTQVPADPDRRHRRGRASR